A region from the Citrobacter telavivensis genome encodes:
- the plsC gene encoding 1-acylglycerol-3-phosphate O-acyltransferase has translation MLFIFRLIITVIYSILVCVFGSLYCLLSPRNPKHVATFGHMFGRLSPVFGLKVECRKPADAESYGNAIYIANHQNNYDMVTAANIVQPPTVTVGKKSLLWIPFFGQLYWLTGNLLIDRNNRAKAHGTIAEVVNHFKKRRISIWMFPEGTRSRGRGLLPFKTGAFHAAIAAGVPIIPVCVSNTSNKINLNRLKNGLVIVEMLPPVDTSQYGKDQVRELAAHCRSLMEQKIAELDQEVAEREAAGKV, from the coding sequence ATGCTATTTATTTTTCGACTTATTATTACCGTTATCTATTCCATTCTGGTTTGTGTTTTCGGTTCTCTTTACTGCTTACTCAGCCCGCGTAACCCAAAACACGTCGCGACTTTCGGGCACATGTTTGGTCGTCTGTCGCCGGTGTTCGGCCTGAAAGTTGAGTGCCGTAAACCCGCGGATGCGGAAAGCTACGGTAACGCTATCTACATCGCTAACCATCAGAATAACTACGATATGGTGACCGCCGCGAATATCGTGCAGCCGCCAACCGTGACCGTTGGGAAGAAAAGCCTGCTGTGGATCCCATTTTTTGGTCAACTGTACTGGCTGACGGGAAACCTGTTGATCGATCGTAATAACCGTGCGAAAGCGCACGGCACGATTGCCGAAGTGGTGAACCATTTTAAAAAGCGTCGTATCTCCATCTGGATGTTCCCGGAAGGCACTCGCAGCCGGGGCCGTGGTCTGCTGCCGTTTAAAACCGGGGCTTTTCATGCCGCGATTGCTGCTGGCGTCCCGATTATTCCGGTGTGCGTTTCCAATACCTCGAATAAAATTAACCTGAATCGCCTGAAGAATGGTCTGGTGATTGTGGAAATGCTGCCGCCGGTGGATACCAGTCAGTATGGTAAAGATCAGGTTCGTGAACTGGCCGCGCACTGCCGCTCGTTGATGGAACAAAAGATTGCTGAACTTGATCAAGAAGTCGCCGAGCGCGAAGCCGCCGGGAAAGTTTGA
- the ftsP gene encoding cell division protein FtsP — MSFSRRQFIQASGIALCAGAVPLRANAAGQQQPLPVPPLLESRRGQPLFMTLQRSHWSFTQGTRAPVWGINGRYLGPTIRVWKGDDVKLIYSNRLAENVSMTIAGLQVPGPLMGGPARMMSPNADWAPVLPIRQNAATLWYHANTPNRTAQQVYNGLAGMWLVEDEVSKSLPIPNHYGVDDFPIIIQDKRLDNFGTPEYSEPGSGGFVGDTLLVNGVQSPYVEVSRGWVRLRLLNASNSRRYQLQMSDGRALHVISGDQGFLPAPVSVKQLSLAPGERREILVDMTNGDEVSITCGEAASIVDRIRGFFEPSSILVSTLVLTLRPTGLLPLVTDSLPMRLLPTEIMSGTPIRSRDISLGDDPGINGQLWDVNRIDITAQQGSWERWTVRADMPQSFHIEGVSFLVRNVNGAMPFPEDRGWKDTVWVDGQVELLVWYGQPSWAHFPFYFNSQTLEMADRGSIGQILVNPAA, encoded by the coding sequence ATGTCATTCAGTCGGCGTCAGTTCATTCAGGCATCGGGGATCGCGCTGTGTGCCGGTGCTGTTCCGCTGAGGGCCAATGCTGCCGGTCAGCAACAGCCGCTGCCCGTTCCGCCGCTACTGGAATCCCGCCGGGGCCAGCCGCTGTTTATGACGCTGCAGCGTTCGCACTGGTCATTTACCCAGGGCACGCGTGCGCCGGTCTGGGGCATTAACGGGCGTTACCTCGGACCGACGATCCGCGTCTGGAAAGGGGATGACGTTAAGCTTATCTACAGTAACCGTCTGGCGGAAAATGTCTCTATGACTATCGCCGGTTTGCAGGTTCCGGGTCCGCTGATGGGCGGTCCGGCTCGCATGATGTCGCCAAACGCAGACTGGGCACCCGTGCTGCCCATCCGTCAGAACGCCGCCACGCTGTGGTATCACGCTAATACGCCGAACCGTACCGCTCAGCAGGTTTACAACGGCCTGGCCGGGATGTGGCTGGTCGAAGATGAGGTGAGTAAATCGCTGCCGATCCCGAATCATTACGGCGTCGATGACTTCCCTATCATTATTCAGGACAAGCGACTGGATAACTTTGGCACGCCGGAGTACAGCGAACCCGGCAGCGGTGGTTTTGTCGGTGATACGCTGTTGGTCAACGGGGTGCAAAGTCCTTATGTCGAGGTATCCCGCGGCTGGGTGCGCCTGCGCCTGCTGAATGCCTCTAACTCCCGGCGTTACCAGCTGCAAATGAGCGACGGTCGCGCGCTGCATGTCATCTCAGGCGATCAGGGCTTTTTGCCCGCGCCGGTGTCGGTAAAACAGCTGTCGCTGGCGCCCGGCGAGCGCCGCGAAATTCTGGTCGACATGACCAATGGCGATGAAGTGTCGATTACCTGTGGTGAAGCGGCGAGCATCGTTGACCGGATCCGCGGTTTCTTTGAACCGTCGAGCATTCTGGTTTCCACGCTGGTGTTAACGCTGCGCCCAACCGGCCTGCTGCCGTTGGTGACCGACAGCCTGCCGATGCGTCTGCTGCCGACCGAGATCATGAGCGGTACGCCGATTCGTAGTCGCGATATCAGTCTGGGCGACGATCCGGGCATCAACGGCCAGTTATGGGACGTCAACCGCATTGATATCACCGCGCAGCAGGGCTCCTGGGAACGCTGGACGGTGCGTGCCGATATGCCGCAGTCGTTTCACATCGAAGGGGTGTCGTTCCTCGTGCGTAACGTCAACGGCGCGATGCCGTTCCCGGAAGACAGGGGCTGGAAAGATACCGTCTGGGTGGATGGGCAGGTAGAGCTGCTGGTCTGGTACGGACAACCGTCCTGGGCGCATTTCCCGTTCTACTTCAACAGCCAGACGCTGGAAATGGCGGACCGCGGTTCTATTGGGCAGATTCTGGTGAATCCAGCGGCGTAA